One window from the genome of Sphaerotilus microaerophilus encodes:
- a CDS encoding ArsR/SmtB family transcription factor, with amino-acid sequence MEEKDAVLSLAALAQAMRLRVFRALVGAGPQGLTPGALSALLDVPASTLSFHLKELMHAGLVTQERDGRNLIYRPSIQQMNDLLAYLSAHCCQGEPCGAAEVAGTPAGGCAGC; translated from the coding sequence ATGGAAGAAAAAGACGCCGTCCTCTCCCTGGCCGCCCTGGCCCAGGCCATGCGCCTGCGCGTGTTCCGCGCGCTGGTGGGCGCCGGACCGCAGGGGCTGACGCCGGGTGCGCTGTCGGCACTGCTCGACGTGCCGGCCTCCACGCTGTCCTTCCACCTGAAGGAGCTGATGCACGCCGGGCTGGTCACGCAGGAGCGCGATGGCCGCAACCTGATCTACCGCCCCTCGATCCAGCAGATGAACGACCTGCTGGCCTACCTCAGCGCCCACTGCTGCCAGGGCGAGCCCTGCGGCGCCGCCGAGGTGGCTGGCACGCCGGCAGGGGGCTGCGCGGGCTGCTGA
- a CDS encoding zinc ribbon domain-containing protein YjdM, producing the protein MTPLPPCPQCQSTFVYEDGANYICPECSHEWSREAAPAEAAEVQRVWKDAHGNVLNDGDSVTVIKDLKIKGSSAVVKVGTKVKNIRLIEGDHDIDCKIDGFGSMQLKSEYIKKA; encoded by the coding sequence ATGACTCCGCTGCCTCCCTGCCCCCAGTGCCAGTCCACCTTCGTCTACGAGGACGGCGCGAACTACATCTGCCCGGAGTGCAGCCACGAATGGAGCCGGGAGGCGGCCCCCGCGGAAGCGGCCGAGGTGCAGCGCGTCTGGAAGGACGCCCACGGCAACGTGCTCAACGACGGCGACAGCGTCACCGTCATCAAGGACCTGAAGATCAAGGGCAGCTCGGCGGTCGTGAAGGTCGGCACCAAGGTGAAGAACATCCGCCTCATCGAGGGCGACCACGACATTGACTGCAAGATCGATGGGTTCGGCTCGATGCAGCTCAAGTCCGAGTACATCAAGAAGGCCTGA
- a CDS encoding PaaI family thioesterase, producing the protein MSTASHQLHDEIAATLERWRADEARVRQHLAAPGISRPEQVMEKTGLQMFEAIGSGELPSVPIGAALDFFPIEFEPGRMVFQGHPSARFCNPMGTIHGGWIATLLDSAVACAIHTTLPAGRSYTTAELKVSYLRALTPDVPLVRAEGKIISAGRQVGFAEGRLYGPDGRLYAHATTTCVVLQPR; encoded by the coding sequence ATGAGCACCGCCAGCCACCAACTGCACGACGAGATTGCTGCCACGCTGGAGCGATGGCGCGCCGATGAGGCCCGCGTGCGCCAGCACCTGGCCGCGCCAGGCATCTCGCGCCCCGAGCAGGTCATGGAGAAGACGGGCCTGCAGATGTTCGAGGCCATCGGCAGCGGCGAGTTGCCCTCGGTGCCGATCGGCGCCGCGCTGGACTTCTTCCCGATCGAGTTCGAGCCCGGCCGCATGGTGTTCCAGGGCCACCCGAGTGCGCGCTTCTGCAACCCGATGGGCACGATCCATGGCGGCTGGATCGCCACACTGCTCGACTCGGCGGTGGCCTGCGCCATCCACACCACCCTGCCAGCCGGCCGGAGCTACACCACGGCCGAGCTGAAGGTCAGCTACCTGCGCGCCCTGACCCCGGACGTGCCGCTGGTGCGCGCCGAGGGCAAGATCATCAGCGCTGGCAGGCAGGTGGGCTTTGCCGAGGGCCGGCTCTACGGGCCGGACGGGCGGCTGTACGCCCACGCGACGACCACCTGCGTGGTGCTGCAGCCGCGCTGA
- a CDS encoding DUF1415 domain-containing protein produces the protein MTNPSTPSEPHPAVVPAVVPGISEDLPNDEASVLAATRTWLERAVIGLNLCPFAKAVHVKQQIRYVVSQSTEPEQLLGELEAELKLLADADPEQVEMTLLMHPRVLQDFIDYNDFLDIADQALERMELDGELQIASFHPDYQFEGTAFDDISNFSNRSPYPTLHLLRESSIDAAVEAFPDAADIYEHNIETLEKLGRRGWIELFKA, from the coding sequence ATGACCAACCCAAGCACCCCGTCCGAACCCCATCCCGCGGTAGTGCCGGCCGTCGTCCCTGGCATCAGCGAGGACCTCCCCAACGACGAGGCCAGCGTGCTCGCCGCCACGCGCACCTGGCTGGAGCGGGCCGTGATCGGCCTGAACCTCTGCCCCTTCGCCAAGGCGGTACACGTCAAGCAGCAGATCCGCTACGTCGTCAGCCAGTCCACCGAGCCCGAGCAACTGCTGGGCGAACTGGAGGCCGAGCTGAAGCTGCTGGCCGACGCCGACCCCGAGCAGGTCGAGATGACCCTGCTGATGCACCCGCGCGTGCTGCAGGACTTCATCGACTACAACGACTTCCTGGACATCGCCGACCAGGCCCTGGAGCGCATGGAGCTGGATGGCGAGCTGCAGATCGCCAGCTTCCACCCCGACTACCAGTTCGAGGGCACCGCCTTCGACGACATCTCCAACTTCAGCAACCGCTCGCCCTACCCCACCCTGCACCTGCTGCGCGAGAGCAGCATCGACGCGGCGGTGGAGGCCTTTCCGGACGCCGCGGACATCTACGAGCACAACATCGAGACGCTGGAGAAGCTCGGCCGGCGCGGCTGGATCGAGCTGTTCAAGGCCTGA
- a CDS encoding riboflavin synthase subunit alpha — translation MFTGIVQAVATIVAINDQPGLRSFTLEFPPGFIDGQEIGASVACDGVCLTVTRHQGECRADFDVMQQSLALTTLGSFGVGGRLNVERAARDGVEIGGHPLSGHIDFQARLDSIRQPQNNHVLRIAVPAPWMRYVFPKGYIAVNGASLTVAEAGRETDGSGWFEVWLIPETLRQTTFGARQSGDALNIEIERGTQVMVDTVRATLEERLGPLLPALEALLRERGASIEALAGIPAALPAPTSESSQ, via the coding sequence ATGTTCACCGGCATCGTCCAAGCCGTCGCCACCATCGTGGCCATCAACGACCAGCCCGGTCTGCGCAGCTTCACGCTGGAGTTTCCGCCCGGCTTCATCGACGGCCAGGAGATCGGCGCCAGCGTCGCCTGCGACGGCGTGTGCCTCACCGTCACGCGCCACCAGGGCGAATGCCGGGCCGACTTCGACGTGATGCAGCAGAGCCTGGCGCTGACCACGCTGGGTTCGTTCGGCGTGGGCGGGCGCCTCAACGTCGAGCGCGCCGCGCGCGACGGTGTCGAGATCGGCGGCCACCCGCTCTCCGGCCACATCGACTTCCAGGCCCGACTGGACAGCATCCGCCAGCCGCAGAACAACCACGTGCTGCGCATCGCCGTGCCGGCGCCCTGGATGCGCTACGTATTCCCGAAGGGCTACATCGCGGTCAACGGCGCCAGCCTGACCGTGGCGGAAGCCGGCCGCGAGACCGACGGCAGCGGCTGGTTCGAAGTCTGGCTGATCCCCGAGACGCTGCGCCAGACCACCTTCGGCGCGCGCCAGAGCGGCGATGCGCTGAACATCGAGATCGAGCGCGGTACCCAGGTGATGGTCGACACGGTGCGCGCCACCCTGGAAGAACGCCTCGGCCCGCTGCTGCCCGCCCTGGAAGCCCTGCTGCGCGAGCGCGGCGCCAGCATCGAGGCCCTGGCCGGCATCCCCGCGGCCCTGCCCGCCCCCACCTCCGAGAGCAGCCAATGA